Proteins co-encoded in one Sander vitreus isolate 19-12246 chromosome 9, sanVit1, whole genome shotgun sequence genomic window:
- the rsph4a gene encoding radial spoke head protein 4 homolog A, protein MESEDSRRLQSAAALKAFLLKSSTESHLNLYDHLTGLLLKVMDEHPPNVVDVIEDMSRDVKRAALGEQQSSLRELPETSAAELLAEQQRSLFSQPEDANQEDELMETPLPNVSELGFYLEQAGVGLGREETQRLFLALKQLVESQALLRCRLWGKVLGTESSYIVAEAEYREGEEEEEPSLDEDETEPETEDTETDPLPQSTYKPLPEVPKEALGTGTNKYVYYVCKEPGLPWVKLPSVSPAQITAARQIRKFFTGRLDNPVVSYPPFPGNEANYLRAQIARISAGTQVSPQGFFQAGEEEGDEEDTSPRDSYEANPDFEGLPVVEMAETLSSWVHHVQHILQQGRCTWVNLAVKPGEDPNEEGEAEEKEEEPDEPEPEVGPPLLTPLSQDAEMFSTPPWTSKVSSTLTSQHAVAVLRSNLWPGSSAYACGKKFGNIYVGWGLKYAGEGYSPPVPPLPQKEYPSGPEITEALDPSLEEEQVLKEALDEQQAAQEELQDSGDEAEEDDD, encoded by the exons ATGGAGTCCGAGGACAGCCGGCGGCTGCAGTCCGCGGCCGCGCTCAAGGCCTTCCTGCTGAAGAGCAGCACGGAGAGCCACCTGAACCT CTATGACCACCTGACCGGGCTGCTGCTGAAGGTGATGGATGAGCATCCTCCCAACGTGGTGGATGTGATTGAGGACATGAGCCGCGATGTGAAGCGGGCCGCATTAGGGGAGCAGCAGAGCAGCCTGAGAGAGCTCCCAGAGACCAGCGCTGCTGAGCTGCTGGCGGAGCAGCAGCGCTCGCTCTTCAGCCAGCCGGAGGACGCCAACCAGGAGGACGAACTG ATGGAGACGCCCCTCCCTAATGTGAGCGAGCTGGGCTTCTACCTGGAGCAGGCGGGGGTGGGGCTGGGCCGCGAGGAGACACAGAGGCTTTTCCTGGCTCTCAAGCAGCTGGTGGAGTCGCAGGCGCTGCTACGCTGCCGGCTGTGGGGCAAGGTTCTGGGCACAGAGAGCAGCTACATCGTAGCTGAGGCAGAGtacagagagggggaggaagaggaggagcccAGCCTCGATGAAGACGAGACAGAGCCGGAGACGGAAGACACCGAG ACGGACCCTCTCCCTCAGTCGACCTATAAACCCCTCCCAGAAGTGCCGAAGGAGGCCCTGGGCACAGGGACGAACAAGTATGTTTATTATGTGTGCAAAGAGCCGGGTCTTCCCTGGGTGAAGCTCCCGTCAGTCAGTCCTGCGCAGATCACCGCTGCTCGCCAAATCCGTAAATTCTTCACGGGGAGGCTGGACAACCCGGTGGTCAGCTACCCGCCTTTCCCCGGGAATGAAGCCAACTACCTGAGAGCACAGATCGCTCGCATCTCCGCCGGAACACAGGTCAGCCCCCAGGGCTTCTTCCAGGCCGGGGAGGAGGAGGGCGATGAGGAAGACACGTCTCCCCGGGACAGCTACGAAGCCAATCCTGACTTTGAGGGCCTTCCGGTTGTTGAGATGGCGGAGACTCTGTCCAGCTGGGTGCATCATGTTCAGCACATCCTGCAGCAG GGCCGCTGTACCTGGGTGAACCTGGCTGTGAAACCAGGAGAAGACCCTAATGAGGAAGGTGAggcagaggagaaggaagaggagccCGATGAGCCCGAGCCAGAAGTCGGACCCCCTCTGCTCACCCCCCTCTCCCAGGATGCAG AAATGTTCAGCACTCCTCCCTGGACCTCCAAGGTGTCCTCCACTCTCACCTCCCAGCATGCAGTAGCTGTGCTGCGCTCTAACCTCTGGCCGGGCTCAAGTGCATATGCTTGTGGAAA GAAGTTTGGGAACATTTATGTTGGCTGGGGTCTGAAGTATGCAGGGGAAGGCTACAGCCCGCCTGTCCCCCCGCTGCCACAGAAAGAATACCCCAGCGGGCCCGAAATCACCGAGGCCCTGGACCCGTcgctggaggaggagcaggtGCTGAAAGAAGCTTTGGATGAGCAGCAAGCTGCCCAGGAAGAGCTGCAGGACTCGGGAGACGAGGCTGAGGAAGATGACGActga